AGAGGTGTTTGTTGCTATAATCGCATCCTTTTTGGCATTTTTTTCCACAGTTTTCATTATTTCCTGTTTAACAGCCAAATTCTCAAAAACTGCTTCAATAATGACATCCGCTCGTTTTACACCATGCCCTTCAGGATCTGCGATTAATCTATCCATTGCGGCCTGAATCAATCGCGGCTTGCGCAGCTTTTTACTATAAAGCTTATGCGCTCTCCCTATCGCAGGAGCGATTTGCTCATAGGATTTATCCTGTAATGTGACCTGAAGACCTCGCAATGCACACCAGGCAGCGATATCCCCTCCCATAACCCCTGCGCCAATCACATGAACATGAGCAGCTTTGAAGTGGCTGTCTTTGGCAAACCCTTTTAATCGCTCACGCAATAAAAATGCTCTGATAAGATTCTTGGCAGTATCGCTTTGGGATACAAGTTTTTCTATAGAATCAGCTTCTTTAAGATAAGCTCTCTCGCCGACTCCTCCCTCTTTTTCCCACAGATCAATCACAGCATATGGTGCAGGATAATGTTCTTTTCGAACTCGCTTGGCTACATTATAACGCAATAGATAAGCAATAGGTTTTCTAAGCAGGGAACTATTGGTTAAACTTTCAATAAGCGATGGTCTGTGTCGTGGTGGTTTATTTTTTATAAAATAAACAGCTGCTCTTCTTAGCTGTCGAACAGGTACTACCTCATCAATCATGCCCAGACTTTTAGCTTTTACAGAAGGTATTGCACTGCCAGTCAAAATGACTTGAGATAATGCTTTGAAACCACCAATTAGCTGTGGCAAACGCACGGTACCACCCCATCCTGGATGAATGCCCAACATCACCTCAGGCAAACCAATACGGGTGTCTTTGTCATCTGTTGCAATTCGATAGGTACAGGATAAGGCTAACTCATAACCACCTCCCATGCAAAAACCATCGATCATCGCAACACTTGGAATTGGTAACGCTTGCAAACGGGCAAATACAGTTTGTCCTTTCTGTAAAAAATCAACTGCTTGTGAAGAGCTCTCAAATTGTGAAAACGCATTAACATCAGCGCCAGCAATAAACCCTTTTTCCTTGAGTGAATAAATAATTAATCCCATCGCTTTTTTATCATGTGATATTTCATGTAACAAGCTATTTAGTTCATCCAATACTTCTTCATTAATGCTATTAACCGCAGCATCCCTTCTGTTTAATCCAAGCCAAAGAATGGCATCTTTATCTCGCTGCAAATCCCAATGTTTATAATTATTCATGTCCTTTCACCTCAGTTACTCGTTCAAGATACATAGCTCCTCCCTGACCACCTCCGATACAAATTGCTGCCATACCTCGTGACTCATTTCTTTGCTCTAAAGATTTAAGAACATGCAACACAATACGAGCCCCACTGGCACCAATAGGATGACCTAGCGCAATTGCTCCACCATCCCGATTGAGTCGCTCCAGCGATGGCGCCCCAATTGCTTCCTTAAGACCAAGCTGTGTTTTGCAATATTCGTCATCATTCCATGCAGCCAAACAACCCAAAACTTGAGCTGCAAAAGCTTCATTGATTTCCCAACAATCCAAATCCTGTGGTTTTAAATTATGCCTCTCTAATATAGGGGTTGCCGCATGAACAGGGCCCAAACCCATTTGAGATGGATCCAGTGCAGCCCATTGTGAATCGACTATTCGACCTAATACGGGTAAAGCATATTTTTTTACAGCCTCAGCGCTAGCTAGCAGCAACAAGCAGGCCCCATCAGTTATCTGTGAACTGTTGCCTGGTGTGACCATTCCATATTTTTTGTCAAAAAATGGTTTTAGCTTTGACAATTTTTCCGCAGTAGAATCTGCTCTAATACCATCATCTTGAGGATATATACATCCTTTATAATCTATAATTGGGGCTACTTCTGACATTCTATTTTCAGCATAAGCTTTAGCTATTCGTAAATGGCTTTGAGTGGCAAACTCATCCATTTGCTCTCTTGTAATACTAAATCGATAAGCCACTTTCTCAGCTGTCTGCCCCATATTCAATCCGACAATTGGGTCAGTTAGACCTCTGAGCAAAGCGATTACTGGCGTCAGATAAGAAGGCTTGAATTTTGCCATTAAAGCCAGTTTTTGACCAAAACTTTTGGCCGCGAACCAGTTGGCTAACCAGGAAGCCATTTTTTCATTAAATAGTAACGGAGCATGACTCATGGCATCTGTTCCACCAGCAAGAATCAAATTACTTCGTCCCGTAGCAATTTGAATTGCGGCATTATCTAATGCTTGCATGCCCGACGCACAATTTCTCATTACGGTAAATGCTGGCACCTTGTCGCCACACCCCAAACGAAGAGCAACTACTCGAGCTATATTGGCCTCGTCAGGTCCAGGCATAGCGCTACCAATAATGACCTCATCAAGCTCATCCGGAGAAAACGGTTGGCGATTTAACAGAGTTGTTCCTGCAGCTACTGCTAAATCTGAACCAGAGAATGGACCTACTCCTTTTGCTTTAAGAAACGGCGTTCGACTTCCATCGACGACATAAACGTTACGACCACTTAAATTCGACTGGTGTTTCATTAGTCCTCCTTGTTAGGGTCTCTGCATTAGAAACTATACTAAAATCAATAGATTCAAAGATTAGCAGTATTCTTGATATTTTGGAAATCTTAAGATGATTTTTTGATGATATTTAATTACTTAAATCATTCCTGGAAATATTTATTCTTTGAACTTTATCGTATTAAAGTTTTCTTATACAGGCCCTTTCACTTTGTAACTCTTTTATAAGTAAAATCAACTCATCTTTGTGATTCTCTATATTAATTTTAGCTAATTCATGAAGAATTGCTTCTATTGTTAAAAGGTCTCCCTTAAATATTTTTTGCACTATCTCATTTACTTCTTTGGTATGGTTACAATAATTTTTTGCTGAAAAAAATAAACCCTTCTTATTGGACTCATTGAAGACATAGTTTTCCAATTTTTCACAAATACTCACTATTTCTGGATTGTATCTGGGGAGATGATCAAGTTTTAAGCCTGGAACAAGTACGAGGTTTATTTTTGTCTTGCTGGAAAGTTGCGTTTTAGGTGAAACATTATGAGTTAACTTCTTTAATTCTCTTTTAAGTGAAAATATCAAAGCGTCGAACAAATCATCCTTGCCTTTATAAGGTAAAAGATCTTGATACAGTTCAGAAACTATAACTTGCTGATTTTTAATATGATTTAATAAATCGTTTAACATGCTAACTATTTTTTCTGCCTGAATTTTTACAGAGAAATTCAGACAGGCCAATGTATGACTTTCAAATTGTTTCAGCAGGTCAATCTTGGCTAATTCGCCTATCCTGCTGTAAATTTTAAAAGGATTTTCTACATCCTTTTGATCGATAAATGGAGTAACATCTGGATGTATTCTTTTTTTCTCTAAATAATCTTTCCTAATCTTAGCTAATTCCCCTTCAATTTTTAATTCTTGTAAAATTGTCTTATCAGATAAAAAATTTATAAAATCAGAACAGTAAACAGACAGATCTTCTGATATTTTGGAAAATACCATAATTAGTCCTATGCAATATTTACCAAACTTATCTAAAGATACGTTTTGATTTCCATGATTTGTTGAATAGTCATAAAGCGCAACCATTACACCAAAAATAAATTCTGGCTCAAATTTTTCTCCGAAATCAGGATTTTCTTTTAATAATTTAAATAACTGACTTATCAATAACCTGGCTTTTTCCTTATTTGATGGGCAAATTTTTTCACTTAAATATTCCAATAAGGTGTCATACCACATAATAATCCTTTAAATCCCTTTAATAGATACTGTCTTAACATAAATACATTAAAAAAAAAATCTGCTGATATTTTTATATCCATTGATGATATTTATTATGCTCAATTTTGAATTTCATCACTTTATGCAATAAGAATTATTGACGCATGTTAAATACCTGTTATACTCCGCTACCATTGATTGGAGAGATGGCCGAGTGGTCGAAGGCGCTCCCCTGCTAAGGGAGTATGGGAGAAATCCCATCGAGGGTTCGAATCCCTCTCTCTCCGCCAATCAACGCGCCCGTAGCTCAGTTGGATAGAGTATCTGGCTACGAACCAGGGGGTCGGAGGTTCGAATCCTTCCGGGCGCGCCATTTTTAATCGGTCTATTCCGGAAACATCGGTTACAAATTATGGCTC
Above is a genomic segment from Legionella pneumophila subsp. pascullei containing:
- a CDS encoding 3-hydroxyacyl-CoA dehydrogenase NAD-binding domain-containing protein, giving the protein MNNYKHWDLQRDKDAILWLGLNRRDAAVNSINEEVLDELNSLLHEISHDKKAMGLIIYSLKEKGFIAGADVNAFSQFESSSQAVDFLQKGQTVFARLQALPIPSVAMIDGFCMGGGYELALSCTYRIATDDKDTRIGLPEVMLGIHPGWGGTVRLPQLIGGFKALSQVILTGSAIPSVKAKSLGMIDEVVPVRQLRRAAVYFIKNKPPRHRPSLIESLTNSSLLRKPIAYLLRYNVAKRVRKEHYPAPYAVIDLWEKEGGVGERAYLKEADSIEKLVSQSDTAKNLIRAFLLRERLKGFAKDSHFKAAHVHVIGAGVMGGDIAAWCALRGLQVTLQDKSYEQIAPAIGRAHKLYSKKLRKPRLIQAAMDRLIADPEGHGVKRADVIIEAVFENLAVKQEIMKTVEKNAKKDAIIATNTSSIPLDEISSVMSKPERLVGIHFFNPVAKMDLVEIVSSSSTAKKIQQNSCAFVNQIGKLPLPVKSSPGFLINRVLMPYLMECVQLLDEGYSAETIDEAALQFGMFMGPVELADTVGMDVCLAVAENLTSHFGGTIPQKLRDLVKEGKLGRKTGEGFYKYKNGKAIKKKAPANVDKTIADRLILRMVNESAACIREKVVEDSDLLDAGMIFATGFAPFRGGPMNYANDFGKDKLETLFKTFESKYGERFKVDTSL
- a CDS encoding acetyl-CoA C-acetyltransferase, producing the protein MKHQSNLSGRNVYVVDGSRTPFLKAKGVGPFSGSDLAVAAGTTLLNRQPFSPDELDEVIIGSAMPGPDEANIARVVALRLGCGDKVPAFTVMRNCASGMQALDNAAIQIATGRSNLILAGGTDAMSHAPLLFNEKMASWLANWFAAKSFGQKLALMAKFKPSYLTPVIALLRGLTDPIVGLNMGQTAEKVAYRFSITREQMDEFATQSHLRIAKAYAENRMSEVAPIIDYKGCIYPQDDGIRADSTAEKLSKLKPFFDKKYGMVTPGNSSQITDGACLLLLASAEAVKKYALPVLGRIVDSQWAALDPSQMGLGPVHAATPILERHNLKPQDLDCWEINEAFAAQVLGCLAAWNDDEYCKTQLGLKEAIGAPSLERLNRDGGAIALGHPIGASGARIVLHVLKSLEQRNESRGMAAICIGGGQGGAMYLERVTEVKGHE